A DNA window from Helianthus annuus cultivar XRQ/B chromosome 15, HanXRQr2.0-SUNRISE, whole genome shotgun sequence contains the following coding sequences:
- the LOC110912372 gene encoding uncharacterized protein LOC110912372 gives MNTLREEAVKDGGTQRRKSIGSSGGVGGGGGKTRRYSIGVTSARKSIGEEGSNVPNYLRASTGSCHDFCKFGKKHEHSKSTVPVKFKATRVVKKDGFTKTVVTLEKKKTTLKPSTDSESLTPDEHVKVTKKVVLLPSKKQNSSTNGKATKNELKAVQLSASVAKTSPVVVNRKGSNGGVKTVDVKTVKKTGVSPKTGGDKVKKVAPKATLNESQSPKASFRRAANLNTVKHKGVKQVKQVSPLKDQNRMQKTKSKQTVDDNVQTKTLLGVAAEPEVKPETMEFDFIQPSLESINNPICDSSESFSGKNVVNEESVIKHPVHESSEIFSDKELLEESLAAPAVAESSQSCSDKEVLEEESLTAHPLSESSESFYDDEVLEEESEYTEDTDDDDDDNGEEVEVLEGSETADVNEMETSVENQNKIPRKGRMVISEDKDDKAVKLRFRRGRIIDIQSEDNSPRRLKFRRRVTEVTEDGQNIARRTYKNKTLDVRTDININGPRKLKFAKGKVTEGKEDKQRVSRRSFEKKYVEENKDSNNGPESVVLKHQGEQGKKDAQGLLNNVIEETASKLVESRKSKVKALVGAFETVISLQDGKPSST, from the coding sequence ATGAATACATTAAGAGAAGAAGCCGTTAAAGATGGTGGTACTCAGAGAAGGAAATCCATAGGTTCTAGTGGTGGTGTTGGGGGCGGTGGTGGTAAAACGAGGCGGTACTCGATTGGTGTAACAAGTGCTCGGAAGAGTATCGGAGAAGAAGGTAGCAATGTTCCCAATTATCTTAGAGCTTCCACTGGCTCTTGTCATGATTTTTGTAAATTTGGGAAGAAACATGAACACTCAAAGTCTACAGTTCCTGTAAAGTTTAAAGCAACAAGAGTTGTTAAGAAAGACGGATTTACAAAAACTGTAGTCACATTAGAAAAGAAGAAGACGACACTCAAGCCTTCTACAGATTCTGAAAGCTTAACACCTGATGAACATGTTAAGGTAACCAAAAAGGTTGTTTTGTTACCCTCTAAGAAACAGAATTCTTCAACAAATGGAAAAGCAACGAAGAATGAGCTTAAAGCGGTTCAACTGTCTGCTTCTGTTGCGAAAACAAGTCCGGTTGTGGTGAATCGCAAAGGGTCTAACGGCGGGGTTAAAACGGTAGACGTAAAAACTGTCAAAAAGACAGGTGTGTCGCCTAAAACTGGTGGCGATAAGGTTAAAAAGGTTGCTCCTAAAGCTACCCTGAATGAGTCACAGTCCCCTAAAGCTTCTTTCCGTAGGGCTGCAAATTTGAATACGGTAAAACACAAGGGCGTTAAACAGGTCAAACAGGTGTCTCCTTTAAAAGATCAAAACAGGATGCAAAAAACCAAGTCTAAACAAACAGTTGATGACAATGTGCAGACAAAAACCTTGCTTGGTGTTGCGGCTGAACCCGAGGTCAAACCTGAGACCATGGAGTTTGACTTTATTCAACCATCACTGGAATCGATCAATAATCCAATTTGCGACAGTTCTGAGTCTTTTTCGGGCAAGAACGTTGTAAACGAAGAGTCAGTGATCAAACATCCAGTTCATGAAAGCTCTGAGATTTTTTCAGATAAAGAACTTCTAGAAGAATCGTTAGCCGCACCTGCTGTTGCTGAAAGCTCACAATCATGTTCAGACAAAGAGGTATTAGAAGAAGAGTCGTTAACCGCACATCCTTTGTCTGAAAGCTCTGAATCTTTTTATGACGATGAGGTTCTAGAAGAAGAGTCTGAATACACTGAAGacactgatgatgatgatgatgataatggtgAAGAGGTTGAGGTATTAGAAGGGTCTGAAACCGCTGATGTTAATGAAATGGAAACGTCAGTTGAGAATCAAAACAAGATCCCAAGAAAGGGCAGAATGGTAATTTCCGAAGACAAAGATGATAAAGCAGTAAAGTTACGGTTCAGGAGGGGAAGGATTATTGATATTCAGTCCGAGGATAACAGTCCGAGAAGGCTCAAATTCAGAAGAAGAGTTACTGAGGTTACCGAAGACGGTCAAAATATTGCACGAAGAACTTATAAAAACAAAACTTTAGATGTTCGGACCGATATTAACATTAACGGTCCTAGAAAGCTGAAATTCGCAAAAGGGAAAGTAACGGAGGGTAAAGAAGACAAACAACGCGTTTCCAGAAGAAGCTTTGAGAAGAAATACGTCGAAGAAAACAAAGATTCCAACAACGGCCCTGAAAGCGTTGTTTTGAAGCATCAAGGTGAGCAGGGAAAGAAAGACGCTCAAGGTTTGTTGAACAACGTGATAGAAGAAACTGCAAGTAAGCTTGTGGAAAGCAGGAAGAGTAAAGTGAAGGCATTGGTTGGTGCTTTTGAAACTGTGATCTCTCTACAAGATGGGAAACCTTCTTCCACGTGA